A stretch of the Geovibrio thiophilus genome encodes the following:
- a CDS encoding STAS domain-containing protein, translated as MAFSREVKDFKGKTVEVLYPLHEIDSYNGEEMKTFIIEHDSYDAVIVNFSRVNYLNSSGLRELIQILKFLKERGKLLFLTNLNEEINKIFDSTNLHRLFSIHSTDETAGTILEG; from the coding sequence ATGGCGTTCAGCAGAGAAGTTAAGGATTTCAAAGGAAAAACCGTGGAGGTGCTTTACCCGCTCCATGAGATTGATTCCTACAACGGAGAAGAGATGAAGACCTTCATCATCGAACACGATTCGTATGATGCGGTTATCGTCAACTTTTCCAGAGTAAACTACCTGAACAGTTCGGGTCTGCGTGAGCTTATTCAGATATTAAAATTTCTGAAAGAAAGAGGAAAACTGCTTTTCCTCACCAACCTAAACGAAGAGATTAACAAAATTTTCGACAGTACCAACCTGCACAGACTTTTCAGCATCCATTCCACGGACGAAACGGCAGGTACTATTCTGGAAGGCTGA